One part of the Lotus japonicus ecotype B-129 chromosome 2, LjGifu_v1.2 genome encodes these proteins:
- the LOC130736967 gene encoding aquaporin NIP1-2-like, with translation MCRAEAAASSDGQPVFGEIEVDTLKKIIPLGSNEVILNVNNETSKKCDSIEEDCVPLLQKLVAEVLGTYFLIFAGCASVVVNLNNDKVVTLPGIAIVWGLAVMVLVYSIGHISGAHFNPAVTVAHATTKSFPVKQGQRKRMKS, from the exons ATGTGCAGGGCTGAAGCTGCTGCTTCTTCTGATGGGCAACCAGTATTTGGGGAAATTGAGGTTGACACGCTCAAGAAGATTATACCTTTGG GAAGCAACGAGGTGATTTTGAATGTGAACAATGAAACCTCCAAAAAATGTGATAGCATTGAGGAAGACTGTGTGCCACTTTTGCAGAAG TTGGTAGCAGAGGTGTTGGGCACATATTTCTTGATATTTGCAGGTTGTGCTTCGGTGGTGGTGAACCTTAATAATGATAAGGTGGTGACACTTCCTGGGATTGCAATTGTTTGGGGACTTGCTGTTATGGTTTTGGTTTACTCTATTGGTCACATCTCTGGTGCACATTTTAATCCAGCTGTTACTGTTGCTCATGCTACCACCAAAAGTTTTCCCGTGAAGCAG GGGCAGAGGAAAAGAATGAAGAGTTAA